The following proteins are encoded in a genomic region of Planctomycetaceae bacterium:
- a CDS encoding CpaF family protein, whose product MVAPAKTSRTNSSDFETLKAHIHGKLVEKLDLTRLSDLEGDSLRREIRVVVEHLCDTENPMLNRSERERLVEEVLDEAFGFGPLELLLKEEGVADIMINGPKNVFLEKGGRIVKSDVTFRDNDHLLQILDRIVSKVGRRVDETSPMVDARLPDGSRLNAIIPPLALDGPSLTIRRFGSNPLTLEDLLKFGAFTPEMVMFLEGGMKARLNMIISGGTGSGKTTLLNTLSSFISNENRIITIEDAAELQLQQEHVLRLETRPPNIEGKGRVSATDLVKNALRMRPDRIIIGECRGGETLDMLQAMNTGHDGSLTTVHANNPRDAISRIETLINMSGVELPLSAVRKQIASAVHLIIQANRLQGGPRKVTYITEVVGMEQDTIVMQDIFRFIQDGIGENGKAFGHFESTGVRPKCIEHLEAAGVRLPPSIFAQRSMRSS is encoded by the coding sequence ATGGTAGCGCCGGCAAAAACATCACGCACGAACTCCAGCGACTTCGAAACGCTGAAGGCTCACATCCACGGGAAGCTCGTCGAAAAACTCGACCTGACGCGCCTGTCGGATCTGGAAGGTGATTCGCTGCGCCGCGAAATCCGTGTCGTGGTCGAGCATCTGTGCGACACGGAAAACCCGATGCTGAACCGTTCGGAACGGGAACGGCTGGTGGAAGAAGTACTCGACGAAGCCTTCGGCTTCGGTCCGCTGGAACTGCTGCTCAAGGAAGAAGGTGTCGCGGACATCATGATCAACGGACCCAAGAACGTCTTCCTGGAAAAGGGCGGACGGATCGTGAAGTCCGATGTGACGTTCCGCGACAACGATCACCTGCTTCAGATTCTGGACCGGATCGTGTCGAAAGTCGGTCGCCGCGTGGACGAAACGTCGCCGATGGTGGACGCTCGCCTGCCGGACGGTTCCCGTCTGAACGCAATCATTCCGCCGCTGGCTCTGGACGGGCCATCTCTGACGATTCGGCGTTTCGGTTCCAATCCGCTGACTCTGGAAGACCTGCTGAAGTTTGGTGCGTTCACTCCGGAAATGGTGATGTTTCTGGAAGGCGGCATGAAGGCTCGCCTGAACATGATCATCAGCGGCGGTACCGGTTCCGGTAAAACGACGCTGCTGAACACGCTGTCCAGCTTCATTTCGAACGAGAACCGCATCATCACGATCGAAGACGCGGCGGAACTGCAACTGCAGCAGGAACACGTTCTGCGGCTGGAAACCCGCCCGCCCAACATCGAAGGCAAGGGCCGTGTTTCCGCCACGGACCTGGTGAAAAACGCACTGCGTATGCGTCCTGACCGGATCATCATCGGGGAATGTCGAGGCGGCGAAACGCTGGACATGCTGCAGGCCATGAACACCGGTCACGACGGTTCGCTGACCACGGTACACGCGAACAACCCGCGAGACGCGATTTCCCGTATTGAAACACTGATCAACATGAGCGGCGTGGAACTGCCACTGTCCGCTGTGCGAAAGCAGATTGCTTCCGCCGTGCATCTGATCATTCAGGCCAACCGTCTTCAGGGCGGACCCCGAAAAGTGACCTACATTACCGAAGTCGTGGGGATGGAACAGGACACGATCGTGATGCAGGACATCTTCCGGTTTATTCAGGACGGCATCGGCGAAAACGGCAAGGCGTTCGGCCACTTCGAATCGACCGGAGTGCGTCCGAAGTGCATCGAACATCTGGAAGCCGCGGGTGTGCGACTTCCGCCCAGCATCTTCGCTCAGCGATCAATGAGGTCCAGTTAG
- a CDS encoding type II secretion system F family protein, translating into MDPTIMVLGAAFVGMVTLVFVVGSILTGRGQSQAESRLAAFMGNSASTSHIADEIVRDGVTTASGLIGAIIARFQNLPRFFQQADCPLSFDKFIMVCAATSVAGCMVPVILRSPPAMFPVGAIVGALAPWGWLWWRRRRRFHKFESQLPDALELMSRALRSGHSLASGLNVVASEMPLPIAEEFNNVYEEQNLGIPLDQALRNMLLRIPNLDLRFFVTAVCIQRQSGGDLAEILNKISHLVRERFKILGQVKALTGEGRISGIVLMALPICLFLAVYTINREYVMILFDREEGRKMLFGAVVMQIMGAICIKKIIDIKV; encoded by the coding sequence ATGGATCCAACAATCATGGTTCTGGGTGCCGCGTTTGTCGGCATGGTGACCCTGGTGTTCGTGGTCGGATCAATTCTGACCGGTCGCGGACAGTCGCAGGCCGAGAGCCGACTGGCTGCGTTCATGGGTAACTCCGCGAGCACCAGCCACATTGCCGACGAAATCGTCCGGGACGGCGTCACGACCGCGTCCGGACTGATCGGCGCCATCATTGCTCGGTTTCAGAACCTGCCGCGTTTCTTTCAGCAGGCGGACTGCCCGCTGTCGTTTGACAAGTTCATCATGGTCTGTGCGGCAACGTCCGTCGCCGGCTGCATGGTTCCGGTGATCCTGAGGTCTCCGCCGGCGATGTTTCCGGTGGGGGCGATCGTCGGAGCACTTGCCCCGTGGGGATGGCTGTGGTGGCGCCGACGCCGCCGGTTTCACAAGTTCGAATCTCAGCTTCCGGATGCTCTGGAACTGATGTCCCGGGCACTGCGTTCCGGGCACAGTCTGGCGTCCGGTCTGAACGTTGTTGCCAGCGAAATGCCGCTGCCCATCGCGGAAGAATTCAACAACGTTTATGAAGAACAAAACCTGGGAATTCCTCTGGATCAGGCACTGCGCAACATGCTGCTGCGGATTCCCAACCTGGACCTGCGGTTCTTTGTGACGGCGGTGTGCATTCAAAGACAGTCGGGTGGTGACCTGGCAGAGATTCTGAACAAGATCAGCCATCTGGTTAGGGAACGATTCAAGATTCTGGGACAGGTCAAGGCACTGACGGGCGAAGGCCGTATCAGCGGTATCGTGCTGATGGCTCTGCCGATCTGTCTGTTCCTGGCTGTTTATACGATCAATCGCGAATACGTGATGATCCTGTTCGATCGCGAAGAAGGCCGCAAGATGCTGTTTGGTGCTGTCGTCATGCAGATCATGGGAGCCATCTGTATCAAGAAGATCATTGATATTAAGGTGTGA